The Candidatus Omnitrophota bacterium genome has a window encoding:
- a CDS encoding CbiX/SirB N-terminal domain-containing protein: MVKRLNKACKFFPCHTGLEDCTFCYCPFYPCLDEKKGNHVYSSKYKKGIWSCESCNWIHKRKVTDDIFNLISKSKYRRRVLQSGKKGVIVLSHGSKLKKANASLDRTVRAIRQKTGVNTIVPAYLQSFRPDLAQSIKNLIARGCQTLIIIPFFLFNGNHVTRDIPRLIKKEKTKYPKTKFIYTKNLGEDIRIADIVADIIEETLA, from the coding sequence ATGGTTAAAAGATTAAACAAGGCTTGTAAGTTTTTTCCGTGCCATACAGGGTTGGAAGATTGCACATTCTGCTATTGTCCGTTTTATCCGTGTCTGGATGAAAAGAAAGGTAACCATGTATATTCATCTAAATACAAGAAGGGCATATGGTCCTGCGAATCCTGTAATTGGATCCATAAAAGAAAAGTTACAGACGATATATTTAATTTGATCAGTAAGAGTAAATATCGGAGGCGAGTGTTGCAAAGCGGGAAGAAAGGCGTCATAGTGCTTAGTCACGGAAGTAAATTAAAAAAGGCGAATGCCAGCCTGGATAGGACCGTCAGGGCGATCAGGCAGAAGACGGGGGTGAACACCATAGTCCCCGCCTATCTTCAATCTTTCAGGCCCGACCTGGCACAGAGCATAAAAAATCTGATAGCGCGGGGTTGTCAAACGCTGATCATAATCCCTTTTTTCCTTTTTAACGGCAACCATGTAACCCGGGATATTCCCCGTTTAATCAAAAAAGAAAAAACTAAATATCCTAAAACCAAATTCATATATACTAAAAACCTGGGCGAGGATATAAGAATCGCCGATATTGTTGCGGATATAATAGAGGAGACCCTTGCATAG
- a CDS encoding cobyrinate a,c-diamide synthase translates to MNLPRIIIAGTHSGVGKTTLTLGIISALKKRGVNVQAFKAGPDYIDPTYHSEASGKMCGNLDSWLLSKNTIIELFKRRAEDADLSVIEGVMGLYDGLKDTELGSTAHLAKILNCPVILVLDARSLSRSAAATALGYKKFDKNVNIAGIILNNIASINHYNYIKAAIEKKAGISVLGYLPRDANLKLSERHLGLVPLEEKKLQHGFCQKLSKLVEANINLTRLLKIGQQAKSISCAKEVIFKKEPLKSRVRIAIAKDAAFNFYYQDNLDILSHLGADIVAFSPLKDRELPKGVDGLYIGGGFPEIFASGLSKNKSLRWSIYHKAESGLPIYAECGGLMYLVESIMDFKKRIFSMVGVFKCSVSMGDRLHRMGYVNVRVIKDNILGKQGDRSRAHMFHWSRLTDVPKDLPFAYKIIKDKNNVFYDGLIGRNVLASYAHLHFAANREFAKNFIDRCRQFKMNPVRNNGLPNGVSHG, encoded by the coding sequence ATGAATCTACCGAGAATTATCATTGCGGGTACTCATAGCGGGGTAGGGAAGACAACCTTAACCCTGGGGATAATTTCAGCCTTGAAGAAGAGGGGCGTGAATGTGCAGGCTTTCAAGGCCGGTCCCGATTATATCGATCCTACGTATCATTCCGAGGCTTCCGGTAAGATGTGTGGAAATCTCGATAGCTGGCTGCTCTCTAAAAACACAATTATAGAGTTATTTAAAAGGCGGGCCGAAGATGCCGACCTTTCTGTCATAGAAGGCGTCATGGGCTTATACGACGGCTTAAAAGATACCGAACTTGGTTCAACTGCTCATTTGGCGAAGATACTTAATTGTCCGGTTATCCTTGTATTAGATGCGCGCTCTTTATCGAGAAGCGCCGCAGCCACAGCCTTGGGCTATAAGAAATTTGATAAAAATGTAAACATAGCGGGTATTATTTTGAATAATATAGCGAGTATAAATCATTATAATTATATAAAAGCGGCTATTGAGAAAAAGGCGGGAATATCGGTACTTGGTTATTTGCCCAGAGACGCTAATCTAAAATTATCCGAAAGGCACTTAGGGCTGGTCCCTCTTGAGGAGAAGAAACTGCAACATGGTTTTTGCCAAAAGCTATCGAAACTCGTCGAGGCCAATATAAATTTAACAAGACTGCTTAAGATAGGACAGCAGGCAAAGTCGATTTCATGCGCAAAAGAGGTAATATTTAAAAAAGAACCGCTTAAAAGCCGCGTGAGGATAGCCATTGCAAAGGATGCGGCCTTTAATTTCTATTATCAGGATAACCTGGATATATTAAGTCACTTGGGGGCAGATATAGTCGCATTCAGTCCCTTAAAAGACAGGGAGCTACCGAAAGGTGTTGATGGTTTATATATAGGAGGCGGATTCCCGGAGATTTTTGCTTCCGGCCTATCGAAGAATAAGAGCCTCAGGTGGTCGATTTATCATAAAGCAGAATCAGGGCTGCCCATTTATGCCGAATGCGGCGGATTGATGTACCTGGTTGAGAGTATTATGGATTTCAAAAAGAGAATATTTTCTATGGTCGGTGTATTCAAGTGTTCGGTGAGCATGGGTGACAGGCTCCATAGGATGGGCTATGTGAATGTCCGGGTTATTAAAGATAATATATTAGGTAAACAAGGCGACAGGTCCAGGGCTCATATGTTTCACTGGTCGCGTCTTACGGATGTCCCCAAGGACCTGCCTTTTGCCTATAAAATAATAAAAGATAAAAATAATGTGTTTTATGACGGCTTGATAGGAAGAAACGTATTGGCCAGCTATGCGCATCTGCATTTTGCCGCCAATAGGGAATTTGCTAAAAATTTTATCGATCGTTGCAGACAATTTAAAATGAACCCCGTTAGAAATAATGGGCTTCCCAACGGGGTAAGCCATGGTTAA
- the cbiB gene encoding adenosylcobinamide-phosphate synthase CbiB, whose translation MAIEIALAYILDLILGDPRWLPHPVKGIGWMIKKLEPVLRKVFRNERIGGVILAISVIGVTWCLGFIIIRGAYSVNRYLGSIISILIIYSSLAAKDLDIESADVYHSLEKKDIISARIKLSLIVGRDTDNLEDQEVVRATVETVAENIVDGVISPLFYAFIGGAPLALAYKAVNTLDSMVGYKNDKYKDFGWACAKIDTLVNFIPARLSILFLPLASLFAGKNMLNSWKIARRDGRKNPSLNSGIPEAAVAGALGVRLGGLNFYNSRPVEKPFIGDNINALEIGHIKDSIKISYISSALFLIVGVLLMACAGSALGR comes from the coding sequence GTGGCCATTGAAATCGCGCTTGCCTATATTTTAGATTTGATTTTGGGTGATCCACGATGGCTCCCGCATCCTGTAAAAGGCATAGGCTGGATGATAAAAAAGCTGGAGCCTGTTTTAAGGAAAGTATTCAGGAATGAGCGGATAGGAGGGGTCATTCTTGCCATATCGGTCATTGGTGTGACCTGGTGCCTCGGCTTTATTATTATCAGGGGAGCATATTCCGTTAACAGATACTTGGGCTCGATAATTTCTATCCTTATTATCTATAGTTCGCTGGCTGCCAAAGACCTGGATATAGAAAGTGCGGATGTTTATCATTCACTGGAGAAAAAAGATATAATTTCAGCGCGGATAAAATTAAGTTTAATTGTCGGGAGAGATACGGATAATTTGGAAGATCAAGAGGTTGTCCGCGCTACGGTTGAGACGGTAGCCGAGAATATTGTGGATGGCGTAATCTCTCCTCTTTTTTATGCATTTATTGGCGGAGCTCCTTTAGCATTAGCATATAAGGCGGTAAACACTTTAGACTCAATGGTCGGGTACAAAAACGACAAATATAAGGATTTCGGCTGGGCCTGTGCAAAGATAGATACTTTAGTTAATTTCATACCGGCAAGACTGTCTATACTGTTCTTGCCGCTTGCCAGTCTATTTGCGGGCAAGAACATGTTAAATTCATGGAAGATAGCCAGAAGGGACGGCAGGAAGAATCCCAGCCTGAACAGCGGAATACCTGAGGCCGCTGTTGCAGGGGCGCTGGGAGTCCGATTAGGCGGTTTAAATTTTTATAACTCCAGGCCCGTTGAAAAACCATTTATAGGCGATAATATCAATGCATTGGAGATCGGCCATATTAAAGATAGCATAAAAATCTCTTATATTTCATCGGCATTATTTTTAATTGTCGGAGTGCTTTTAATGGCTTGCGCAGGAAGCGCGCTGGGAAGATGA
- a CDS encoding cobyric acid synthase has product MKRAKTLQICGTGSGVGKSVIVSALCRIFLQDGYRVCPFKAQNMALNSFVTKEEGEIGRAQASQAAACRIEPSVDMNPILIKPTSDIGSQIIVRGKPYGNMKAAEYIKHKKKFKNVVKQSFARLSRAYDIVVIEGAGSPAEINLKRHDLVNMKMARHANAPVILVGDIDKGGVFAWLVGTLELLNKEERKMIKGIIINKFRGDKSLLLPAVKFLERRLGIKVLGVVPYFKDIRIPEEDSVSLDERLPGGRRGTNGKYMDIAVIQLPHISNFTDFDAIEKEGDVMLRYVKNSAQLNAPDLIIIPGTKNTISDLRYLKVSGLAEKIISHISSNISAFLLGICGGYQMLGKNISDKHHLESNGRNIEGLGLLPVNTYLAKDKVLSRVKAKDMSSGAEISGYEIHHGLSGCKGSPRPFFEILERNGKKIKCFDGFRRKDNRVLGTYIHGLFDADVFRREFLNTIRQSKGWQKLPQNIYFDPDGEFDKLAQLLRGNINMKSLYDIVKV; this is encoded by the coding sequence ATGAAGAGAGCAAAAACGCTGCAAATCTGCGGAACGGGCTCTGGGGTAGGAAAAAGCGTTATAGTCAGCGCCCTGTGCAGGATATTTTTACAGGATGGCTACAGGGTATGCCCCTTTAAAGCCCAGAATATGGCGTTAAATTCTTTTGTAACAAAAGAAGAGGGCGAGATCGGCCGCGCCCAGGCAAGCCAGGCTGCGGCCTGCCGGATAGAACCCAGCGTAGATATGAATCCGATCCTGATCAAGCCTACAAGCGATATTGGTTCACAAATCATCGTCAGAGGTAAGCCCTATGGGAATATGAAGGCCGCGGAGTATATAAAGCATAAAAAGAAGTTTAAAAATGTGGTAAAGCAATCTTTTGCGAGACTTAGTCGCGCGTATGATATTGTTGTTATCGAAGGAGCCGGCAGCCCTGCAGAAATAAATTTAAAGAGACACGATCTTGTAAACATGAAGATGGCCAGACATGCCAACGCGCCTGTAATCTTAGTAGGCGATATCGATAAAGGGGGCGTCTTTGCCTGGCTTGTAGGCACATTAGAATTATTGAATAAAGAAGAGAGAAAAATGATTAAAGGTATCATTATCAATAAATTCCGCGGCGATAAATCGCTTCTATTGCCGGCCGTAAAATTTTTAGAAAGGCGTCTTGGCATTAAAGTCCTGGGAGTTGTCCCGTATTTTAAAGATATAAGGATACCGGAGGAAGACTCCGTTTCTCTTGACGAAAGGCTGCCGGGGGGCAGACGCGGTACAAATGGTAAATATATGGATATAGCCGTGATCCAGCTGCCGCACATATCAAATTTTACTGATTTCGACGCTATAGAAAAAGAAGGCGATGTGATGCTGCGGTATGTAAAAAATTCGGCACAACTGAATGCCCCGGACTTAATTATCATACCAGGCACAAAGAATACCATTTCAGATCTGCGTTATCTTAAAGTGAGCGGTCTCGCGGAAAAGATCATTTCGCACATCAGTTCCAACATTTCGGCATTTTTACTGGGAATATGCGGCGGTTACCAGATGCTGGGCAAAAATATATCCGATAAGCATCATTTGGAATCAAATGGCAGGAATATAGAGGGACTGGGATTATTACCGGTTAATACTTACCTTGCTAAAGATAAGGTTTTAAGCAGGGTAAAAGCAAAGGATATGTCTTCAGGAGCAGAAATCTCCGGATATGAGATCCATCACGGTCTTTCCGGCTGTAAAGGGAGCCCCAGGCCGTTTTTCGAGATTTTAGAGCGTAACGGTAAGAAAATAAAATGCTTTGACGGCTTCCGCCGTAAAGACAACCGTGTTTTAGGGACATATATTCATGGCTTGTTTGATGCGGACGTTTTCAGAAGAGAATTTTTAAATACAATACGGCAAAGTAAGGGTTGGCAGAAATTGCCTCAAAATATTTATTTTGATCCGGATGGGGAATTTGATAAGCTCGCCCAACTGTTACGGGGAAATATTAATATGAAATCACTATACGATATAGTAAAGGTTTGA
- the cobD gene encoding threonine-phosphate decarboxylase CobD, with product MTHGNHGGDCLRSNILDFSVNINPMGLPGRVASIISKSTDAVLSYPDPSSERLKNRLALLNNVKPENVVIGNGSIELIHLIPRAIKIKRAIIPVPTFSEYELALKANNSKIVFLNTDERDNFKVDPAKIADALKQCCALFLCNPNNPTGSLLNADEVLRIAYLCKKRKTTLILDEAFIEFTKEAAASGIVKEAVKSGYLIVLRSLTKFFAMPGLRLGYAVAHKNIIKKIAGFQYPWNVNILAQLAGKEAIKDRAYMKKTPVFISEERRYMSEALNNIKGLKAYPSSANFILCKLQDASIRDCGGLKRRLLRDGIYIRDCGNFRGLNGRFFRVAVRRRMDNNRLISSIKKAIR from the coding sequence ATGACACATGGAAATCACGGCGGCGACTGTTTAAGATCGAATATACTCGATTTTAGTGTCAACATAAATCCTATGGGTCTGCCTGGGAGGGTAGCAAGCATTATTTCCAAAAGCACAGACGCCGTATTGTCCTATCCTGACCCCTCATCGGAAAGATTGAAAAACAGGCTGGCCCTGCTTAATAATGTAAAGCCGGAGAATGTTGTTATTGGGAATGGTTCTATAGAGTTGATCCACCTTATTCCCAGGGCGATTAAAATAAAAAGGGCCATTATCCCTGTGCCGACATTCAGCGAGTATGAACTTGCGTTAAAGGCAAATAATTCGAAAATAGTTTTTTTAAATACAGATGAAAGAGATAATTTTAAAGTTGATCCGGCAAAAATAGCCGACGCATTAAAACAATGCTGCGCCCTTTTCCTGTGCAACCCGAATAATCCTACGGGCTCTTTGCTGAATGCCGATGAAGTCCTGCGCATTGCGTACTTGTGCAAAAAACGTAAAACCACGCTGATACTCGACGAGGCATTTATCGAATTTACAAAAGAAGCGGCGGCATCAGGTATCGTAAAAGAGGCGGTAAAGAGCGGATATTTAATAGTATTAAGATCTCTGACCAAATTCTTTGCCATGCCGGGCTTGAGGCTGGGATATGCCGTAGCTCATAAAAATATTATAAAGAAAATAGCCGGTTTTCAATACCCCTGGAACGTGAATATCCTGGCACAGCTTGCGGGAAAAGAAGCCATCAAGGATAGAGCCTATATGAAAAAAACACCTGTATTTATTTCCGAAGAACGGCGGTACATGTCAGAAGCATTAAACAATATAAAAGGGCTGAAGGCCTACCCGTCATCCGCGAATTTTATTTTATGCAAGCTTCAGGATGCGTCTATCCGTGATTGCGGAGGATTAAAACGGCGGTTATTGCGAGATGGCATTTATATCAGAGACTGCGGCAACTTCAGGGGCTTAAACGGCAGATTCTTCCGCGTGGCGGTAAGAAGAAGAATGGATAACAATCGTCTTATAAGCAGTATCAAAAAGGCCATTCGATGA
- the cobS gene encoding adenosylcobinamide-GDP ribazoletransferase, with protein MKTRFLIALQFLTILPVSIKGKIEDGDFGRSLVYFPVIGLLLGTLLAGIAFISTSFPPLVGSALILIVWVVITGAIHLDGFADTCDGFYGKRSKEDILKIMRDSRIGTMGAAGIALLLLFKFAIIASIHPEDLWKILLAAAVSARWLQAFACSVSKYARDEGKAKYFVKYAKRADIFAGAVFTLILNWFLMGIKGIVLTALLSVTIFLFIQYAKRKIGGMTGDTIGAANEIAEVSALLFCLILVNCNI; from the coding sequence ATGAAGACGCGATTTCTGATAGCCTTGCAGTTTCTGACCATCCTTCCCGTTAGCATTAAAGGAAAGATAGAAGACGGGGATTTTGGCAGATCCCTCGTTTATTTTCCTGTCATAGGCCTCTTATTGGGCACCCTTCTTGCAGGCATAGCTTTTATTTCAACATCTTTTCCGCCTTTAGTCGGAAGCGCCCTGATTCTTATTGTGTGGGTAGTGATAACCGGCGCAATCCATCTGGACGGTTTTGCGGATACCTGCGATGGTTTTTACGGGAAGCGCTCTAAAGAGGATATTTTAAAAATAATGCGCGACAGCCGCATTGGAACGATGGGCGCGGCAGGTATTGCGCTGCTTTTGCTCTTTAAATTTGCGATAATAGCGAGTATCCATCCGGAAGACTTATGGAAGATTTTGTTGGCGGCGGCCGTATCCGCCAGATGGCTCCAGGCATTTGCGTGCTCTGTGTCCAAGTATGCGCGTGACGAAGGTAAGGCAAAATATTTTGTAAAATACGCGAAGAGGGCCGATATATTTGCAGGAGCCGTATTTACACTGATTTTAAACTGGTTTTTAATGGGCATAAAAGGCATTGTCCTGACGGCTCTTTTATCAGTTACTATATTTTTATTTATACAATATGCGAAAAGAAAAATCGGCGGGATGACAGGGGACACAATCGGCGCGGCAAACGAAATTGCCGAGGTCTCGGCACTTTTGTTCTGCTTGATATTGGTCAATTGCAATATATGA
- the cobT gene encoding nicotinate-nucleotide--dimethylbenzimidazole phosphoribosyltransferase produces MKLLNETISRIKKIDDSLSEETQKRLDNLTKPQGSLGRLEDLAKQVVEITKTRNPKLARKVIFTMAGDHGVVENNVSAFPKEVTPQMVYNFLNGTAGINVLARHAGARVVVIDMGVACDLKNDPALIIKKVNRGTKNMTKGPAMSKDEAVKSIENGIEAFKAELINGIDIVGTGDMGIGNTTPSSAIVSVITGRDVEDVTGRGTGVDDKTLKSKINAIKEALKVNKPNPEDGIDILSKVGGFEIGGLAGVILAAAEHRIPVVIDGFISGAAALIAYKIEPKTKDYMIAAHCSVEQGHKKALEFLGLKPILDLSLRLGEGTGAALAMNIIEAGTKILNEMATFENAGVSEKK; encoded by the coding sequence ATGAAATTATTGAATGAAACAATATCGAGAATTAAGAAAATTGATGATTCGTTATCTGAAGAAACACAGAAGAGATTAGATAATCTGACGAAGCCCCAAGGAAGCCTTGGAAGGCTGGAAGATCTGGCCAAGCAGGTTGTGGAAATAACCAAAACCAGAAACCCGAAGCTGGCACGCAAGGTTATATTTACGATGGCCGGGGATCATGGCGTTGTTGAAAATAATGTTAGCGCGTTTCCCAAGGAAGTTACCCCTCAGATGGTATATAATTTTCTAAATGGCACAGCGGGCATAAACGTGCTCGCCAGGCACGCGGGCGCGAGAGTTGTTGTCATCGATATGGGAGTTGCTTGCGATCTTAAAAATGATCCGGCTCTCATTATAAAAAAGGTAAATCGCGGTACAAAGAATATGACAAAAGGTCCCGCGATGTCAAAAGACGAGGCTGTTAAATCCATTGAAAATGGTATAGAGGCGTTCAAAGCAGAGCTGATAAATGGAATCGATATTGTTGGAACGGGAGACATGGGGATCGGCAATACTACTCCCTCAAGCGCCATAGTCTCTGTTATTACCGGCAGGGATGTGGAAGATGTGACAGGCAGGGGTACCGGGGTCGATGATAAAACCCTAAAGAGTAAAATCAACGCTATAAAAGAGGCTCTAAAAGTAAATAAGCCAAATCCGGAAGATGGCATAGATATCTTATCTAAAGTGGGCGGATTTGAGATAGGCGGATTGGCGGGAGTAATACTGGCTGCCGCGGAGCACAGGATACCCGTGGTTATAGATGGATTTATTTCCGGAGCGGCCGCATTGATAGCATATAAAATAGAGCCTAAGACAAAAGACTATATGATAGCCGCGCATTGCTCTGTAGAGCAGGGGCATAAAAAAGCGCTTGAATTTTTAGGGCTTAAGCCCATCCTTGATTTAAGCTTACGTTTGGGGGAAGGGACCGGTGCCGCACTGGCTATGAATATTATCGAGGCCGGCACCAAGATATTGAATGAGATGGCGACTTTTGAGAATGCCGGTGTTTCCGAAAAAAAATGA
- the cobU gene encoding bifunctional adenosylcobinamide kinase/adenosylcobinamide-phosphate guanylyltransferase, giving the protein MSNMTFILGGARSGKSQHAVALAKTINKKTVFIATATASDEEMKNRIRLHKTSRPKGWDLIEEPVNICDILDGLKPVYRVALIDCLGLWISNLLMTNMNDSAIEKRIKKLCDSVSKAKAGIVIIVSNEVGEGIVPGDALSRRFRDLIGMANQVIAARADEVIMMHAGIPVSIK; this is encoded by the coding sequence ATGAGTAATATGACCTTTATTTTAGGCGGTGCGCGAAGCGGTAAGAGCCAGCATGCTGTTGCGCTTGCAAAAACTATTAATAAAAAGACTGTATTTATCGCGACTGCTACCGCGTCAGATGAGGAGATGAAGAATAGAATCCGGCTGCATAAGACTTCAAGGCCGAAGGGCTGGGATCTCATTGAGGAGCCTGTAAACATATGCGATATCCTTGACGGGCTGAAGCCGGTATATCGCGTAGCGCTAATCGATTGTCTCGGGTTATGGATCTCTAATCTTTTAATGACCAATATGAATGATAGCGCGATAGAAAAAAGAATAAAAAAGCTCTGCGACAGTGTATCCAAAGCTAAAGCAGGCATCGTTATCATAGTATCAAACGAGGTGGGAGAAGGCATAGTACCCGGCGACGCGCTATCGAGGAGATTCCGCGACCTGATCGGAATGGCGAATCAGGTAATAGCGGCACGGGCCGATGAGGTTATTATGATGCATGCAGGGATACCGGTAAGCATAAAATAG
- a CDS encoding histidine phosphatase family protein, which yields MTRLILIRHGVTRWNKQKRYCGHKDIGLSNEGKSQVKLLSKGLDIDRFDKIYCSNQKRATQTARILFKERKIIIDRGLREINFGVLEGLRHQDIMERYTIIYKKWIKNSFKNRIPNAEPMGVFKKRVGNALRKIVKSNPDKTIAVVCHGGVIGIFVNGISRSGNFWSCVPSPASVTMVEHKRGKLRLIKFNDIGHLRGSDE from the coding sequence ATGACAAGGTTGATTTTGATACGTCATGGCGTAACCAGGTGGAATAAACAAAAGCGTTACTGCGGCCACAAAGATATAGGATTAAGCAATGAAGGCAAGTCTCAGGTTAAGCTGCTATCCAAAGGGCTCGATATCGATAGGTTCGATAAAATATATTGCAGTAATCAAAAACGCGCTACACAAACCGCTCGCATACTTTTTAAAGAAAGAAAAATAATTATAGACCGGGGGTTGCGTGAAATTAATTTCGGCGTTCTTGAAGGGTTGCGCCATCAAGACATCATGGAAAGATATACGATTATCTACAAGAAATGGATAAAAAATTCTTTCAAAAATAGAATTCCTAACGCAGAGCCTATGGGTGTTTTTAAAAAGAGGGTCGGGAATGCCCTGCGGAAGATAGTAAAATCTAATCCCGATAAGACGATTGCCGTTGTTTGCCACGGCGGAGTGATAGGTATATTTGTGAACGGTATATCAAGGAGCGGGAACTTTTGGAGCTGTGTCCCATCGCCTGCGAGCGTTACCATGGTAGAACATAAAAGAGGAAAACTCAGATTGATAAAATTCAACGACATCGGGCATCTTAGGGGCAGCGATGAGTAA